The Geoalkalibacter sp. genomic interval GCCGAGAAAAGAGTGGAAGCGCTCTTCGCGGGTTTCGCGGAAATAGCGGTAGCGCGGGTGATGCTGCGGCTCGAGAATCGAAACCACGCGGCCCTGCTCCACCGCAAGGCCGGTCAAGCCCTCGCTGATTCTCATCACCACCTTGCCCACCGCGCGGCGTGACAAGCCCTTGGTCGCGCGCAGGCGCAGGGTGTGGCCGTCCTCCTCGAGCAGGTAGATGGAACACACCTCGGTGCGCATGCGGCGTGAAACCAGGGCGACGATGTTGTTGAGGGTGTCGTCGAGGTCGTGCGACTGAAGAATGAGGGCGCTGATGTCCTCCAGCGTGGTGATGCCGAACTGATCCTTGCCGGGATTTTGTCTGGAGGTTGGGCTCATAGTGCCTGGAAGACCACGTGGGAGAAGTGGAAAATCAATGCCCTATATTAACGGAGCGCGCCGCCGATGGCGATAAAAAAACGCCGCCCGGGGGAGAGAGGTCCCGGTGCGGCGTAAAGGGGCGGGTCTGCGTTTCGTTTTGAAAAGTTTCGGGCCCCAACATGTACTCCTCTGGCAAGCAAGGGTCGTGCCAGGGTGTTGTTTTTTTCGGATGTGAGGCTTTTTGCGGGCTTGCGGCCCGGTGCGCGTGATCTCAAAACCTTTCTTGTGTGTCGAATCTGGCACGAAAAAGGAGCGTGAGGGGCTGACTTTTTCAGTTTGCGGCCCAGGGAGCGCGCTTGGGGTGTGCCGCGATTGGCGCAAGGTTTGGCCGTGATCGGTTATTTGGCGGGATGGCCGTCTTTTTTGAACTCGGCGCCCTTGAGACCGTAGCGGGTCAACAGACGGTAGAAGGTGCGACGGGGTATGTTGGCCTTTTTCGCCGCGAGGGAGACGTTGCCTCGGGCTTCCTCGAGGTATTTACGCATGAGGTTTTTTTCGACCTGTTGCACATGCTTTTCCCGCTGTCCGCGAAAGGTGCCGTCCTTGGAGGTGGGCACGCCGCTGCCGTCCTGATCGAGAACCAGTTCCGCGAAAATCACCGGCAGGTTTTCCAGGCGGATGACATTGTCCTGGGTCAGAACCGAACCGCGTTCGATGATGTTCTGCAGCTCGCGGATATTGCCCGGCCAAGGGTAGCGCATCATCGCGGCGATGGCCCGGTCCTCGATGCCGCGGATCGGCTTGTTCAGCCGTTTGCTGGCGGCGGCGAGAAAATGGTGCACCAACTGCGGCAATGAATCGAGGCGGCTGCGCAGGGGCGGCATGGTGATGGTAAAGACGTTGAGGCGGTAGAACAGATCCTCGCGAAACCAGCCTTCGCGCACGCCTTCTTCCAGATTGCGGTTGGTGGCGGCGATCAGGCGTACATCCACCTTGATGGGCAGGGTGCCGCCGACGGGCTTGAGTTCGCCGCTGTCGAGCACGCGCAGCAGTTCGGCCTGCAATTTGGGAGTGATGTCGCCGATCTCGTCGAGAAAGATGGTGCCGCCGTTGGCTGCTTCGAACAGGCCCTTCTTGTCGGCGATGGCGCCGGTGAACGAGCCCTTCTTGTGGCCGAAGAGCTCGCTTTCGAGCAGGCTGTCCGTGAGGGTCGTGCAGTTGACCGTGACCAGGGGCTTGTCGGCGCGGTTGCTGTGCTCGTGAATGGCGCGGGCGGTAAGTTCCTTGCCCGTGCCGCTCTCGCCGCGGATCAAGACGGTGGTGGGGGTGGGGCCGACCTGGCGGATGAGCTTGAGCACCTCGAGGGTGTGCGGATCCTTGCCGATGATGGAGGGATCGCCGTACTCCTGGGCGAGGGCGCGCTGCGCCAGTTCGTATTTCTGGGTCAGGCTGACCCGATCCTCCTCCAGGCGCTGGATGGAGAAGGGCAGGCACATTTCCGTGTCGGCCAGCCCCTGGTAGACCGCCACCGCATGCTCGCGGCAGGTGGGGTAGCCGCAGGCCCCGCAGTCGAATTCGTCCTGTTCGACGAATTTGTTGGTGGCCTGCAGGATCTGGCGGATGCTCTCGCCGTTGGGCGGTTCGAGCCGCTTGTGCTTGTTGGTGAACCGCCGCCGGAGGTCGGGCAGGGGCGAGGGATCGTCATAGCTCGACCGGGTATCGTAGGGCAAGTCCTGCCGCTGGTGGGAAGCGATCACCAGGTTGCGCTTGGCAAAGGTGGTCAGGCGATTGTTCTTGCCGGGACCGCCGATGCAGCCGCCTTCGCAGAAACGGATGTCCACCCAGCGCGGCGTGATGCGACGCGCGGCCAGGTCGCGGATGAGTTCCATCGAGCTTTCCGAGCCGGCGGTGGAGATGTAATCGGGATTGAGGAAATCGTTGCGCACCCCGAAGGCCTGGAAGGGGCCGCCGGATATGGGGAACAGCCTGCCGTGGTTGGGCTTGCGGCCATCAAAGGCTGCGTCGGCGAGGCGGGTCAGGTCGTGGCCCGCCTCGCGAAACATCTGGCTGAGTTCGCGATAGGTCAGCACCATGTCGATGGCGCCGGCGACTTCCTCGGAGGCCATCTCGAATTTGCCGGCAATGCAGGAACTGATGTAAATGACGCGGGTTTGGGCTCCGCGACGGGACTTGAGGAAACGGCCGATGGCGACCATGGGCGAGACCACCGGCATCAGGTTGCGCAGCAGTTGGGGGTAGTGGCGCTCGATGAGATCGACGATGGTCGGGCAATGGCTGGAGATGAGCGGCGCGCTCTGGTCGCCCTCGATCAGGCCGCGGTAGCTTTGAGCGATCAGTTCGACACCGGCCGAGCCTTCGTGAACCTCGGCGAACCCAAGCTTCTTGAGTCCCGCCACCAGTTGCCCCGGGCGTAGGTCGTTGAAAAAGGCCGCGTAGGAGCAGCCCAGCACGGCGATGACGTCAGCGCCGCCGCGCAGGAAGCGCTGGGTGCCCTCGATGCAGTCGGCGATCACCTTGGCCTTTTGGGAGCAGGCCTTGAGGCATTTGCCGCAACCGATGCAGCGGGCGTGGATAACCTCCGCCCAGTCGGGACCGACCTTGATCGCCTTGACCGGGCAGTTGCGCACGCAGGAATAGCACTTGCGACAGCGCTCCCGAACGGTTTCGATGGGTCCCATGACATACTCCCCGGCTGGTGGCGATGCGTGCCGGCCGCGGCACAATCGGCCCATTCTGCCGAGGCGCGCAATGGTTGTCAAGAATCCTGGGCGAGGGATGAGCGAGGGACTGGATCAACGGGTGCGGAAGCGTCCCACCTCGTCGCTGAAGTGGCAGGCGGCGAAATGCCCCGACTGTTTTTCCAGTAGTGCCGGCGCCTCGATGGCGCAGATTTCGCGGGCATAGGGGCAGCGTGGATGGAAGGTGCAGCCGCCCGGCGGCGCCAGGGGGGAGGGCACCTCGCCCTTGAGGGGGGTGTAGCTTTTGCGCCGGGTCGGGTCGGGAACCGGCACGGCGTTGAGCAGCGCCTCGGTGTAGGGATGGCGCGGCCGCAGGTAGAGATCCCCGGCATCGGCCTGCTCGACGATGGCGCCGAGGTACATGACCGCCACCTCGTCGCTGATGTGCTCGATGAGGGAGAGGTCGTGGGCGATGAACAGATAGGTGAGGTCGAATTCGCGTTGCAGGTCTTGCAGCAGGTTCACCACCTGGGCCTGGACGGAGAGATCGAGGGCCGACACGGGTTCATCGGCCACCACCAGGCTCGGCCTGAGCGCCAGGGCGCGTGCGATGCCGATCCGCTGGCGTTGCCCGCCGGAAAATTCATGGGGATAGCGGCGGGCATGGTCGGCGCCCAGGCCGACGCGTTCGAGAAGCTCGGTCACGCTCTCCTCGATGGTGCCGATTGCCAGGCCGTGGATGCGCAGGGGTTCGCCGATGATGTCGCCCACGCGCATGCGCGGATTGAGGGAGGAATAGGGGTCTTGAAACACCATCTGCATCCGGCGACGCAGCGGCCGAACCTGCGCGGACGACAGGGGCACCAGGTCGCGTCCCTCGAACAGAATCTCGCCGGCGTCGGCGGCGAGCAGCTTCATGATGAGCTTGCCGGTGGTCGATTTGCCGCAGCCCGATTCGCCCACCAGGCCCAGGGTTCGACCCGGCCGTAACTGGAAGGAGACGCCGTTGACCGCCTTGAGTTCCTCGCGTCGGCCCCGCAGGGGCGAGGTCTTGATCCAGAAGGATTTGCGCAGGTTGCGTACTTCGAGCAGGGGCGTCGCGTCCCGGTTCATGCGGACCTCCAGCAGCGAACCTGATGGCCGGGAGCCACCTCGCGCAAGGGCGGCAGTTCGCCGCGGCAGGGAGCGAAGGCCACCGGGCAGCGCTCGAGAAAGGGACAGCCCTCGGACTGCTTGCGCGGGTCGGGCACCTGGCCGCCGATGGGCGCCAGGCGCGTCTTCTTTTCGCCCAGGCGCGGCACGCAGGCCAGCAGCCCTTGGGTGTAGGGATGGCGGGGGTCGGCGTAAACCCTGGCCACCTCGGCGCGCTCCATCACCAGCCCGGCATACATGATGGCCACCTGGTCGGCGGCCTGGGCGACGATGCCCAGATCGTGAGTGATGAGCAGGGTCGCCATCTGGCGCTCTTCCTTTAAGCCGCGCAGCAGTTCCATGATCTGGGCCTGGATGGTGACATCCAGGGCGGTGGTCGGCTCGTCGGCGATGAGCAGTTGCGGATCGCAGGCCAGGGCCATGGCGATCATCACCCGCTGGCGCATGCCGCCGGAGAGGTTGTGGGGATAATCGAACAGCCGCTGGCGCGGCGCGGCGATACCCACCCGGTGCAGCAGGTCGGCCGCGGCATCCAGGGCCGCGCGGCGTTCCAGACCCTTGTGCAGGCGCAACACCTCGCCGATCTGCTCGCCGATGCGGAAAACCGGGTTGAGGGACGTCATGGGTTCCTGGAAGATCATCGAGATGCGGTTGCCGCGCACGCGGCGCATTTCCGCAAGGGGCAGGCGCAGAA includes:
- a CDS encoding ABC transporter ATP-binding protein produces the protein MSALLAIRNLKTYFFTSSGIVKAIRGVDLDLPPRQTLALVGESGCGKSMTALSILRLVPSPGRIVEGEILFHGEDLLRLPLAEMRRVRGNRISMIFQEPMTSLNPVFRIGEQIGEVLRLHKGLERRAALDAAADLLHRVGIAAPRQRLFDYPHNLSGGMRQRVMIAMALACDPQLLIADEPTTALDVTIQAQIMELLRGLKEERQMATLLITHDLGIVAQAADQVAIMYAGLVMERAEVARVYADPRHPYTQGLLACVPRLGEKKTRLAPIGGQVPDPRKQSEGCPFLERCPVAFAPCRGELPPLREVAPGHQVRCWRSA
- a CDS encoding sigma 54-interacting transcriptional regulator, whose amino-acid sequence is MGPIETVRERCRKCYSCVRNCPVKAIKVGPDWAEVIHARCIGCGKCLKACSQKAKVIADCIEGTQRFLRGGADVIAVLGCSYAAFFNDLRPGQLVAGLKKLGFAEVHEGSAGVELIAQSYRGLIEGDQSAPLISSHCPTIVDLIERHYPQLLRNLMPVVSPMVAIGRFLKSRRGAQTRVIYISSCIAGKFEMASEEVAGAIDMVLTYRELSQMFREAGHDLTRLADAAFDGRKPNHGRLFPISGGPFQAFGVRNDFLNPDYISTAGSESSMELIRDLAARRITPRWVDIRFCEGGCIGGPGKNNRLTTFAKRNLVIASHQRQDLPYDTRSSYDDPSPLPDLRRRFTNKHKRLEPPNGESIRQILQATNKFVEQDEFDCGACGYPTCREHAVAVYQGLADTEMCLPFSIQRLEEDRVSLTQKYELAQRALAQEYGDPSIIGKDPHTLEVLKLIRQVGPTPTTVLIRGESGTGKELTARAIHEHSNRADKPLVTVNCTTLTDSLLESELFGHKKGSFTGAIADKKGLFEAANGGTIFLDEIGDITPKLQAELLRVLDSGELKPVGGTLPIKVDVRLIAATNRNLEEGVREGWFREDLFYRLNVFTITMPPLRSRLDSLPQLVHHFLAAASKRLNKPIRGIEDRAIAAMMRYPWPGNIRELQNIIERGSVLTQDNVIRLENLPVIFAELVLDQDGSGVPTSKDGTFRGQREKHVQQVEKNLMRKYLEEARGNVSLAAKKANIPRRTFYRLLTRYGLKGAEFKKDGHPAK
- a CDS encoding ABC transporter ATP-binding protein, giving the protein MNRDATPLLEVRNLRKSFWIKTSPLRGRREELKAVNGVSFQLRPGRTLGLVGESGCGKSTTGKLIMKLLAADAGEILFEGRDLVPLSSAQVRPLRRRMQMVFQDPYSSLNPRMRVGDIIGEPLRIHGLAIGTIEESVTELLERVGLGADHARRYPHEFSGGQRQRIGIARALALRPSLVVADEPVSALDLSVQAQVVNLLQDLQREFDLTYLFIAHDLSLIEHISDEVAVMYLGAIVEQADAGDLYLRPRHPYTEALLNAVPVPDPTRRKSYTPLKGEVPSPLAPPGGCTFHPRCPYAREICAIEAPALLEKQSGHFAACHFSDEVGRFRTR